From the Burkholderia sp. WP9 genome, the window TTCGTCTGCGAAGACACCGCGCTGACCGTCAAGGCCGTGGGCGGCGGCAACCTGATCCTGCTCGCGCGCGATATCGACGCCGCGCTCGCCGCCTCGGAAGCGGCGGTCGCCGCCATGCGCAAGCTGCGGAATGTGATCATGCCGTTCCCGGGCGGCGTGGTGCGCTCGGGTTCGAAGGTCGGCTCCAGATACAAAGGCGCGAGCGCCTCCACCAACGACGCGTTCTGTCCCACCCTCACGGGTCTCTCGCCGCGCAGCGAACTGAGCGCGGAAGTCGGCTGCGTGCTCGAAATCGTGATCGACGGACTCACGGATGCGGATGTCGGCGCCGCGATGAGCGCGGGGATCGCCGCGGCCACCGGACTCGGGCAGGCGGCGGGCCTGCTGCGGATTTCGGCGGGCAACTACGGCGGCAAGCTGGGGCCTTACCACTTTCATCTCCACAGCCTTGCCGCAGGCCTCGACGGGAGCCGCGCATGAGTCAACACACCACGCTGCGCGTGAAATCGGCCCCGGGTTTCCGCGTCGACGCTTCGACGCTGCTGCCGGCGTCGCTCGCGGCGATGAGCGTGGCGCAGATCGAGCGCCTCGCCCTGCCCGCGGGCAATGACAGGTGTATCGTGGGCGATATATTCGACGTGTCGCGCCATGAGGCCGCCACTGAACCCGCGGCGCCTCAAGCTGGCGCCATGCTGGTGATCGAGAACGCGGCACCCTGGCTCGACCGTATCGGTGCGCGGATGGCGGACGGGCACCTCGTCGTGCACGGTTCGACAGGCGACTTTAGCGGTTTCCAGATGGCGGGCGGCACGTTGCAGATTCACGGCGACGCCGGCCATTTCACCGCATGCGAAATGCGCGGCGGCCGCCTCACCGTGACCGGCCATAGCGGCGATTTTGCCGCCGGCGCACTCGCCGGCGACATGGAAGGCATGACAGGCGGCACGCTGACGATTCATGGCAACGCGGGCGCACGGCTTGCTGATCGCATGCGCCGCGGCCTCGTGCTGGTCGGCGGCAATGCGGGCGATTTTGCCGCGTCGCGGCTCGTGGCCGGCACCATTGGTGTCGCCGGGCAACTGGGCGCGCATTATGCGTATGGTATGAGACGCGGCACGCTCGTGCTTGCCCAGCGGCCCACGCGCTTGCCGCCGACGTTTACCGGCGGCGGTCGCGGTTTCGACGTGTTCTGGGCGCTCCTCGTGCGCAGTCTCGCCGATGAAATCGCGCCCTTCTCACAGTGGCGCACGGCGAGCTTGCCGGCGCGCCATACGGGTGATCTCGCAGTCGACGGACGCGGCGAAATACTGGTCGTGAGCTAGCCACCGAAACCGGTCGGCCCGCAAAGCGGCCAGACAAACGGTGTTCGGCAGAAACACCGGATAACGAAGGAGACAGGCATGACGATGGCGCATTCTCCCCACCTATCTGCGGGTGCCGACGCACCCGCACCGCGCTATGCCGGCGCGATGATCGCGTTGCACTGGCTGATTGCCGTCGGCATTATCGGCCTGCTCGCGCTTGGACTGTATATGGTCGGACTGCCGAAGGGGCTGCCTCTCAAGGCGACGCTGCTCAACCTTCACAAGTCGGTCGGACTGACGGTTTTCCTGCTGGTGCTTCTGCGCATCATGGCGCGTGCGGCCTTCAAAGGGCCGCCCTTGCCGCCGATGCGACCGTGGCAACGCGCCGCCGCGCGCACTACGCAGGGCCTTTTATATGTAGCCATGGTCGCGATGCCGGTGTGCGGCTATCTCGGTTCGTCGTTCAACCGTTATGGGACGCGCTTCTGGGGCATTGCGCTGCCAAAGTGGGGCTGGGATGACGCGAGCTTGCGCGAACTTTTCTTCGGGCTTCACCAGGCGATCGGCTATGCGCTGATCGTTCTGATCGTGCTGCATGTGGCGGGTGCGCTCAAGCATCAGTTGATCGATCGCGACAATCTGCTCGCGAGGATGTTGCCATGACGCGGCGCGCTTCACGGCAGGCGTCGGCACCTGCACCGCTGAAGGTCGATACGCTGCGTACGCGCGACGGGCATCGTGTGTCGTTCACGGTGGCGGGCGCAGCTGACGGCGTGCCGGTCGTCGTATTGCACGGTGGCCCAGGCAGCGGCAGCCAGCCAGGCGCGCTGCGGCTTTTCGATCTGACGCGCTTCAGGGTCGTGCTGATCGACCAGCGCGGCACGGGCGCCTCGACGCCGCACGGCAGCGTGCGCCATAACCGCACGGATCGGCTGATCGAAGACATTGAAGCGATCCGCGTTCGCCTGGGCGTGCAGCGTTGGGGCGTGCTCGGCGGCTCGTGGGGCGCCGCGCTCGCGCTCGCTTACGCCGGCCGGCATCCGCAGTCGGTGACGGGTGTGGTGATGCGTGGACTGTTTCTCACTTCGCTGCGCGAGGTCCGCGGGCTCTTCGTCACGGCGCGCAAACACGCGCCACGGGCATGGGCGCAGCTCTGTACGGCCGCGCATTGCGACCGGCCCGCCGCGTTGCTGGCCCGCTGCCATGAGCGCTTGCAACGGGATGGCGATGCAAAGGAAGCGACCCAGCATGCGCTCGCGCTCGCATGGCGCGGCTATGAAAATGCCGTGCTCGCCAGCGCCGACTCGCGCCGCGCACACTCGCCCGCAAGAACTTCGCGTCGAGACGTACGCAAGCTGGTCGGCAAATACCGCATTCAGGCCCACTACCTGATGCATCGCTGCTGGCTCGGCGAAACCCGTCTGCTCGCGCTGGCGCGCCAAGCTGCCGCGGCCGGCGTGCCGCTCGCCGCCGTGCATGGCTCACGCGATCCAGTCTGCCCACCGGGCAATCTGCGACGTCTCGTGCGTGCCGTTCCCGCGGCCCACGTCGAATGCGTGCGCGCAGGCCATCTCGCGAGCGACCCGAGACTGCACGAACGTGTTGCCCACGCACTCGCAACGATGTTCCTTCCAACCGCTCACGAGGGGCGCGTTCTGCGCCGCGCGGCATGAAAATCACGGTACTCGGCTCGTCGGCGGGCGGCGGTTTCCCGCAATGGAACTGCAATTGCCGCAATTGCGACGGCGTGCGGCGCGGCACGCTGAAGGCGACGCGCCGCACGCAATCGTCGATCGCAGTCAGTGCGAATGGTGAGGACTGGCTGCTCGTCAACGCGTCACCCGATCTGCTCGCGCAGATCGCCGCCAATCCGGAATTGCAGCCGGCCCGCCGCGTGCGCGATAGCGGCATTGCCGCAGTGCTCGTCATCGACGCGCAGATCGACCACGTCACCGGCCTGCTGATGCTGCGCGAGCGCGACACGCCACTGCCGCTCTACGCAACCGATGCCGTTTGGCAGGACCTGTGCAGCGGTTTTCCGGTCGCGCCGATCCTCTCGCACTATTGCGGCGTCGAACATCGCCGTATCGCACTCGACGGCGCGCCGCTCGCCGTGGACGCACTGAACGGCGTACAGATCGACGCGCTGCCGCTGTCGAGCAAGGCGCCGCCCTATTCGCCGCATCGCAACGCACCCGAGCGCGGCGACAATATCGGGCTCGTCATCACGAACCGGCAGACCGGCAAGCGCGTGTTCTACGCGCCCGGACTCGGCGCGATCGAAGCGCACGTGCTTGCCGCGATGCGGGAGGCTGACCTGCTGCTAGTCGACGGCACGGTGTGGACCGGCGACGAAATGATCCGCCTGGGTCTCTCGAAGAAGACTGCTGCCGATATGGGCCATCTGCAGCAGTCGGGGCCGGGCGGCATGATCGAGGTACTGGATTCGCTCGACGCGCACAATGTCCGCAAGGTGCTGATTCACATCAACAACACCAATCCGATTCTCGTCGAGGATGGGCCAGAACGGCGCACGCTGACCGAACACGGCATCGAGGTAGCGTACGACGGAATGACGTTCGAAATATGACGTTAAGCATGACTGCAAAAGTCAGGTTATGAAGCGTCAATTCAAAAGCATAGCCATGAAGCAGAAAACGGAGACGGCATGAACGCGAAAGACACTTTGGGCACGGCGCCGCTGCACGACATGCAGACGAACGGACGCGGCGACAGTCCCGCCTGGACCCGCGAAGAATTCGAAGCACAGTTGCGGGCGAAAGGCACCGCTTACCATATTCATCATCCGTTCAATGTGAAGATGAATAGCGGTGGCTGCTCCCGCGAGCAGATACGCGGC encodes:
- the fhcD gene encoding formylmethanofuran--tetrahydromethanopterin N-formyltransferase, with product MSEPATLQINGTTIDATFAEAFPMKATRLVITAHTPAWAMHAANSLTGFATSVIGCGCEAGVERMLPPAETPDGRPGVTVLLFAVSSKELAKQIGRRVGQCVLTCPTTAVYGGIDPDTSGAPLSDRASLGSGLRFFGDGWQISKMLGDTRYWRVPVMDGEFVCEDTALTVKAVGGGNLILLARDIDAALAASEAAVAAMRKLRNVIMPFPGGVVRSGSKVGSRYKGASASTNDAFCPTLTGLSPRSELSAEVGCVLEIVIDGLTDADVGAAMSAGIAAATGLGQAAGLLRISAGNYGGKLGPYHFHLHSLAAGLDGSRA
- the pqqB gene encoding pyrroloquinoline quinone biosynthesis protein PqqB — protein: MKITVLGSSAGGGFPQWNCNCRNCDGVRRGTLKATRRTQSSIAVSANGEDWLLVNASPDLLAQIAANPELQPARRVRDSGIAAVLVIDAQIDHVTGLLMLRERDTPLPLYATDAVWQDLCSGFPVAPILSHYCGVEHRRIALDGAPLAVDALNGVQIDALPLSSKAPPYSPHRNAPERGDNIGLVITNRQTGKRVFYAPGLGAIEAHVLAAMREADLLLVDGTVWTGDEMIRLGLSKKTAADMGHLQQSGPGGMIEVLDSLDAHNVRKVLIHINNTNPILVEDGPERRTLTEHGIEVAYDGMTFEI
- a CDS encoding cytochrome b, yielding MTMAHSPHLSAGADAPAPRYAGAMIALHWLIAVGIIGLLALGLYMVGLPKGLPLKATLLNLHKSVGLTVFLLVLLRIMARAAFKGPPLPPMRPWQRAAARTTQGLLYVAMVAMPVCGYLGSSFNRYGTRFWGIALPKWGWDDASLRELFFGLHQAIGYALIVLIVLHVAGALKHQLIDRDNLLARMLP
- a CDS encoding formylmethanofuran dehydrogenase subunit C; protein product: MSQHTTLRVKSAPGFRVDASTLLPASLAAMSVAQIERLALPAGNDRCIVGDIFDVSRHEAATEPAAPQAGAMLVIENAAPWLDRIGARMADGHLVVHGSTGDFSGFQMAGGTLQIHGDAGHFTACEMRGGRLTVTGHSGDFAAGALAGDMEGMTGGTLTIHGNAGARLADRMRRGLVLVGGNAGDFAASRLVAGTIGVAGQLGAHYAYGMRRGTLVLAQRPTRLPPTFTGGGRGFDVFWALLVRSLADEIAPFSQWRTASLPARHTGDLAVDGRGEILVVS
- a CDS encoding alpha/beta fold hydrolase, which encodes MTRRASRQASAPAPLKVDTLRTRDGHRVSFTVAGAADGVPVVVLHGGPGSGSQPGALRLFDLTRFRVVLIDQRGTGASTPHGSVRHNRTDRLIEDIEAIRVRLGVQRWGVLGGSWGAALALAYAGRHPQSVTGVVMRGLFLTSLREVRGLFVTARKHAPRAWAQLCTAAHCDRPAALLARCHERLQRDGDAKEATQHALALAWRGYENAVLASADSRRAHSPARTSRRDVRKLVGKYRIQAHYLMHRCWLGETRLLALARQAAAAGVPLAAVHGSRDPVCPPGNLRRLVRAVPAAHVECVRAGHLASDPRLHERVAHALATMFLPTAHEGRVLRRAA